In Paenibacillus dendritiformis, the DNA window CAATCGACCGCTTGTGCGAGAACCCCCGCATCTGACTCTCTTCACCGATAATGATGTCGGTTGTCCACGTTTTCGCATCCCGCAGCGTCAGCTTGCCGAAGTCGTCATAAAAGATGAAAATATTGCGCGTCGCAATCAACGTCTTAGCCAGCGCGCGGCAGATGATATCGAGCAGCTTCTTGTTATCCTCCATCACGAGAGGAATGACATGCTTCGTGTCGGCCAGATCGCCGATCTTCAGCTCGCAGTCCTTCGCTATCCGCTTGATGAGATCCGTGGCCGTCACATTTTCGAGCACATACGTATCGTTCGTTAGCAAGTACCGGATCTGGTCATAGGCGGTCAGCTTCACCTTATCGTCCTCACTGGTCTCGATGGTGAACACATATCCGTAAAATACAGGCTTGCCGTCGACCTTCACCCGCACGACATCGCCATTGTTGACGGTGAATTTACGGCTCTGGAACAGCGCTCCGGATACATAAGTCAAGGACATCTTAGCCGGCTTGCCGGAACGGGACGTCGACCAGGTCATATCGGTAATCAGCTCGGAAATATCCCACATCGTCTTATTGCGGTTATCAATAATGACTTCGATCATGCCTACACCTCCTACCGCAGCCGCAGCTTCCGGCCTTGCTCCAGATCCTTGACTTCATCGCTCCGAAG includes these proteins:
- a CDS encoding XkdQ/YqbQ family protein; the protein is MIEVIIDNRNKTMWDISELITDMTWSTSRSGKPAKMSLTYVSGALFQSRKFTVNNGDVVRVKVDGKPVFYGYVFTIETSEDDKVKLTAYDQIRYLLTNDTYVLENVTATDLIKRIAKDCELKIGDLADTKHVIPLVMEDNKKLLDIICRALAKTLIATRNIFIFYDDFGKLTLRDAKTWTTDIIIGEESQMRGFSHKRSIDDETYNRVKLFRDNKASGKRETFIMQDSANIARWGRLQLSEKLDEGMNDAQIKELLASYMKLHNREKKTLKVDAVGDVRIRAGMYIPLYLPEQQIQQYMLIDECSHDWDGSGHKMSLTLKVI